The following are encoded in a window of Seleniivibrio woodruffii genomic DNA:
- a CDS encoding DUF6088 family protein has product MKTSEIINNKIDRLPKGYVFTYNDFLDDVTSSQAVIKALNRMAASGKIVKLAKGKFYKQEKTLFGELEPNQQQIVKDLLETNGKIDGYITGLSCYNKLGLTTQVSNVIQIGKNIVRASLKRGNYLISFVKQRNVITKDNIYLLQILDSIRYIKKIPDTSIEKSCVRLKSILRDLNKSDIDNIVRLAMKYPPSTRALLGALLSEIGYEEKTVKLKDSLNSVTIYKYKGAAKILTSSAQWNIK; this is encoded by the coding sequence ATGAAAACATCTGAAATAATAAATAATAAAATAGATAGGCTGCCTAAAGGATATGTGTTCACCTATAATGATTTTCTTGATGATGTGACAAGCAGTCAAGCTGTAATAAAAGCTCTTAATCGTATGGCCGCATCTGGTAAAATAGTAAAACTGGCTAAAGGAAAGTTTTATAAACAGGAGAAAACTTTATTTGGAGAGTTGGAACCGAATCAGCAGCAGATAGTAAAGGATCTGCTTGAGACAAATGGGAAAATAGACGGATATATCACCGGTCTGAGTTGTTATAATAAACTTGGTTTAACCACTCAGGTGAGCAATGTGATACAGATAGGTAAAAACATAGTCAGAGCATCGTTAAAAAGGGGCAATTATTTAATATCCTTTGTAAAACAGAGGAATGTCATTACAAAAGATAACATCTACCTGTTGCAGATATTGGACTCAATCAGGTACATAAAGAAAATTCCTGATACTTCCATTGAAAAGTCCTGCGTCCGTTTGAAATCAATCCTAAGAGACTTAAATAAATCGGATATTGATAATATAGTAAGATTAGCGATGAAATATCCCCCATCAACAAGAGCTTTACTTGGTGCATTATTGAGTGAGATCGGTTATGAGGAAAAAACTGTAAAGTTAAAAGATTCACTCAACTCTGTTACAATTTATAAGTATAAGGGAGCTGCTAAAATCCTTACTTCATCGGCTCAATGGAATATAAAATGA
- a CDS encoding SLATT domain-containing protein — MTISKEETLGKIQNKIYITRLSRIQASERLLNNKKWSEYLLVYYSIVNIVYSYFSVTSICSSVYLEHLNILLSIILLIISLIVAKNRFSERSHLFQDNYTALDNLYYKACESNADPIEIMDEYSQLLNNIENHLAQDYIVMKVKRFLSGNAINNGKPTAYEFYQFTEIYITSQIIVPILFIIPILTPIILHKTLR; from the coding sequence ATGACAATTTCAAAAGAAGAAACTCTTGGGAAAATTCAAAATAAGATATATATAACAAGACTCTCAAGAATTCAAGCAAGTGAACGATTGCTAAACAATAAAAAATGGTCAGAATACCTTCTTGTATATTACTCTATCGTAAATATTGTATACTCTTATTTTTCTGTCACATCCATATGCTCTAGTGTGTATTTAGAACATCTAAACATACTCCTTTCTATTATTCTCCTTATTATCTCCCTGATTGTTGCAAAAAACAGGTTTTCAGAGAGATCTCATTTATTCCAAGACAACTATACAGCTTTAGACAATTTATACTATAAAGCATGCGAATCAAATGCCGATCCAATAGAAATAATGGATGAATATAGTCAACTTCTAAATAACATTGAAAACCATCTTGCCCAAGACTATATTGTCATGAAAGTAAAAAGATTTCTTTCCGGAAATGCTATCAATAATGGGAAACCAACTGCATATGAATTCTACCAGTTTACAGAAATTTACATCACATCACAAATTATTGTCCCTATTCTATTTATAATTCCTATTTTAACCCCAATCATATTACATAAAACTTTAAGATGA
- a CDS encoding reverse transcriptase domain-containing protein, translated as MKASELFKKSFKKENIIHVYNEHIRHSTTIGLDRVSIRTFEKNLDEHIDVIQRKCLNGQYVFTKYKLLLISKGPDKYPRKISIPTIRDRIVLKVLQIFISQVFKDSLNITLPQTTISHLKDAITSGMYTHVIRTDITNYYPSINHKILFKIIHSKIKKKEATSLIKKAICTCSVTKSNKLNNVEEQCGVPQGLSISNILAALYLHNFDQKFQNNQEMAYFRYVDDILVLSNDTNKDLIANTIQTLLKRDNKLKIHDFNKSDKSSISLINEPFNFLGYVFNSDMVTVKSTAKEKLIESLIKILTQYNYSREKRKEIVEWRLNLRISGCIFDKTRRGWVFYYSQVNDETMLHQLDYLVKKLLVRYELVGKISVKSFVRTYHEIIKNFHNTNYIPNFDKYTNEQMVKTLKEYFPRKFNQATLSSMTPIEIEKNFRRQIGYIIKDIEQDIKPESY; from the coding sequence ATGAAAGCTTCAGAATTATTTAAGAAATCTTTTAAAAAAGAGAATATCATACATGTTTATAACGAGCACATAAGGCATTCAACTACAATTGGCTTGGATAGGGTCTCAATACGGACATTCGAAAAAAACTTAGATGAACATATTGATGTAATTCAAAGAAAATGTCTAAATGGACAATATGTATTTACAAAGTACAAGCTATTGTTAATTTCAAAAGGACCGGACAAGTATCCTCGAAAAATATCAATCCCAACGATAAGAGACCGAATTGTTTTAAAGGTTTTACAAATATTTATAAGTCAAGTCTTTAAAGATTCACTTAATATTACTTTACCGCAAACGACTATTTCTCATCTCAAAGATGCCATTACCAGTGGCATGTACACGCACGTAATAAGAACAGATATAACTAACTATTATCCATCAATTAATCATAAAATTCTTTTCAAAATTATCCACTCTAAAATAAAAAAGAAGGAAGCTACCTCACTTATCAAAAAAGCAATCTGTACTTGTAGTGTAACAAAATCTAATAAGTTAAATAATGTTGAAGAACAGTGCGGAGTTCCACAAGGCCTTTCTATTTCAAATATATTAGCAGCATTATATTTACACAACTTTGATCAAAAATTTCAAAACAATCAAGAAATGGCATACTTCAGATATGTAGACGACATATTAGTCCTTAGCAACGACACAAATAAAGATCTAATAGCAAATACTATTCAGACTTTATTAAAAAGAGATAATAAACTTAAGATTCATGATTTTAATAAATCAGATAAATCTTCAATATCTTTAATTAATGAACCATTTAATTTTTTGGGTTATGTCTTTAATAGTGATATGGTTACAGTCAAATCAACTGCTAAAGAGAAACTTATTGAGAGTCTTATTAAAATACTTACTCAGTATAATTATTCTCGAGAGAAACGAAAAGAAATTGTGGAATGGAGGTTAAATTTACGTATCTCTGGATGCATATTTGATAAGACACGCCGTGGCTGGGTATTTTACTATTCTCAAGTAAATGATGAAACAATGCTGCATCAATTGGACTATCTAGTAAAAAAACTTTTAGTTCGTTATGAGCTAGTTGGTAAAATTTCTGTAAAGTCTTTTGTTAGGACATATCACGAAATAATTAAAAACTTTCATAATACCAACTATATCCCAAATTTTGACAAATACACCAACGAACAAATGGTTAAAACACTTAAGGAATATTTCCCAAGAAAATTTAACCAAGCCACGCTAAGCAGTATGACACCAATTGAAATTGAAAAAAACTTTAGACGTCAAATAGGTTATATCATTAAAGATATTGAGCAGGACATAAAACCAGAATCATACTGA
- a CDS encoding single-stranded DNA-binding protein, which translates to MAYLNQTHLLGRLTTDPELRYIPGKDIPVCVFTLASNKPKSDNTLFIEIAVFGEYGKACHEHLKKGSLIIVSGELEYRKWDKGSEKHSKHTIKANDIQFIALGKPDEKDTDN; encoded by the coding sequence ATGGCTTATCTGAATCAAACACATCTTTTAGGACGATTAACCACAGACCCTGAACTCAGATATATTCCAGGCAAAGATATTCCGGTATGCGTATTCACTCTCGCATCAAACAAACCAAAGAGTGATAACACTCTCTTCATAGAAATTGCCGTTTTCGGCGAATATGGTAAAGCCTGCCATGAACACCTCAAAAAAGGCAGTCTTATCATTGTCTCCGGTGAGCTTGAATACAGAAAATGGGATAAAGGCTCAGAAAAGCACTCAAAACACACTATCAAAGCCAATGATATTCAGTTCATAGCTCTCGGCAAACCCGATGAAAAGGATACTGATAACTAA